The following proteins are encoded in a genomic region of Montipora foliosa isolate CH-2021 chromosome 8, ASM3666993v2, whole genome shotgun sequence:
- the LOC137967560 gene encoding QRFP-like peptide receptor, with product MATSDGFPTAAVVFFVFSYTTVFLLSVMGNVVVFCHCYSTIKRRQSLVKWFIANLAVSDLSFTGLSLLNFIAYLWTWLGGNATCKLQGFLIEACYTTSIATLAVISFERRKAVVTPFSARTNACDGVCKKLIVIWTSSLVINSPLLYAYETEIDASGSLLCTNSSFGDLGKQVYYSVHAFCVFIVPLVYMIYAQSSVFVTLRSRTFPTQDTFTTVSSDHHRKVGKILAAFSIAFAVCWTPFVTFRTLAYFQIVEEKKQYWAAGQLLIFVNTVLDPILYGIYGENVKAFLQPAFQCRRFYISPRGKRP from the coding sequence ATGGCAACCAGCGATGGATTTCCAACAGCGGCAGTAGTATTTTTCGTATTCTCCTATACCACAGTGTTTCTCTTATCGGTCATGGGCAACGTGGTTGTTTTCTGTCACTGTTACAGCACGATAAAGAGACGACAATCTTTAGTGAAATGGTTCATCGCAAACTTAGCCGTCTCTGATTTATCCTTTACAGGTCTGAGCTTGCTGAACTTTATAGCTTATTTATGGACCTGGCTGGGTGGCAACGCTACTTGCAAGCTTCAAGGCTTTCTGATTGAGGCATGCTATACAACTTCAATTGCGACCCTTGCGGTCATAAGCTTTGAGCGACGCAAGGCTGTCGTGACACCCTTCAGCGCGAGGACGAACGCTTGCGACGGCGTGTGCAAAAAGCTAATCGTCATTTGGACTTCGAGTTTAGTGATTAATTCGCCCTTGCTTTACGCCTACGAAACTGAGATAGATGCAAGTGGTTCATTACTTTGCACGAACAGTTCTTTCGGAGATTTGGGAAAACAAGTTTATTATAGTGTGCACGCATTTTGCGTTTTTATTGTCCCTTTAGTGTACATGATCTATGCTCAAAGTTCCGTCTTTGTAACTTTACGCTCAAGAACGTTCCCAACTCAAGACACTTTTACAACAGTGTCTTCCGACCACCATCGCAAGGTAGGTAAGATTCTTGCAGCTTTTTCGATCGCCTTTGCGGTTTGCTGGACACCTTTTGTTACTTTCCGAACGTTAGCGTATTTTCAAatcgttgaagaaaaaaaacaatattggGCAGCGGGACAACTTTTGATTTTCGTAAACACCGTATTGGATCCAATACTATATGGAATTTACGGCGAGAATGTGAAAGCATTTCTTCAACCTGCTTTCCAGTGCAGGCGCTTTTATATATCTCCGAGAGGAAAAAGACCATAA